The Sorangiineae bacterium MSr11367 genome window below encodes:
- a CDS encoding sulfatase-like hydrolase/transferase: MLLAWFKRLTVALAGGAAAAVLVAAMEARSCFSAGTGANAPRYADLFFADAAVLLPVALFVAAGLGVLMSFLEPDRPYSWREHLATLRAQPVLMRSRTAAMSPLAVFVGLFWLVLLANLARQLLGRGAALEVGMELALAGMVLLAGLASVALSFVPPLRRVLATGAAKQPWLIDPVATGGLALLASLAVLAIGISAGDTGGEGGGALGIFGVLKRAELDLRPVVDLLAISAGAYTAPIALARRKVSALRWVAAALVAFAPLGITVREARALNDAPQVTRSLERNAPLGGIALAVLRKATDRDHDGASAYFGGGDCDDRDRNRSPLAIDIPGNGIDEDCSGSDTPLAAPVTTPASADSTNSATKTALPEGLNLVFITVDTLRPDLGFMGYDKPVTPNLDKLAEKGVVFDHAYSFASYTGKSLGPLLIGKYPSETLRNGSHFNTYEKGNVLIAERFQQAHIRTFGAASHWYFTPRSGLTQGMDEWDTSAKPATGQGDTDTSVTSKELSDAALKLLAKPENTSGRFFMWLHYFDPHAQYAAHEGAPNFVPEGTKSPGKINKGAYDGEVWFVDHHIGRVLDAIAAQPWGKRTAVVVTSDHGEAFGEHHMNWHGHEIWEVLVRVPLLVYVPGLTPHHVPVKRGAIDVVPTLLDIMHVEAPSGELSGQSMWADLASKPGASFPERDVYVDMPIGPYTGMRRAIIHGPTPGMKLIHFGGSNYSLFDLSSDPDEKEDLAEDKSKFRPMYEALQAQRARMKEIDVKPEP, translated from the coding sequence ATGCTTCTCGCTTGGTTCAAACGGCTCACCGTCGCGCTTGCGGGCGGGGCTGCTGCGGCCGTGCTGGTGGCGGCCATGGAAGCGCGCTCGTGCTTCTCCGCAGGCACCGGCGCCAATGCCCCGCGCTACGCGGACCTGTTTTTCGCGGACGCGGCGGTCCTTCTGCCCGTCGCGCTGTTCGTGGCTGCCGGGCTGGGCGTCCTCATGTCCTTCCTCGAGCCGGATCGCCCGTACTCCTGGCGCGAGCACCTGGCCACTCTGCGCGCCCAGCCGGTGCTCATGCGCTCGCGCACGGCGGCCATGTCGCCGCTGGCCGTCTTCGTGGGCCTCTTTTGGCTCGTCCTCCTGGCGAACCTTGCGCGGCAGCTCCTCGGGCGCGGCGCCGCCCTCGAGGTGGGCATGGAGCTCGCGCTCGCGGGCATGGTCCTCCTCGCCGGGCTGGCGTCGGTGGCGCTGTCGTTCGTGCCGCCGCTCCGGCGCGTGCTTGCGACGGGGGCGGCGAAACAACCTTGGCTCATCGATCCGGTGGCCACCGGAGGGTTGGCGCTCCTCGCCTCCCTGGCGGTGCTGGCCATCGGCATCTCGGCCGGGGACACCGGCGGGGAAGGGGGCGGGGCCCTGGGCATCTTCGGCGTGCTCAAACGCGCCGAGTTGGACTTGCGCCCGGTGGTCGATCTTCTCGCCATCAGCGCGGGCGCCTACACCGCGCCCATCGCGCTGGCCCGGCGCAAGGTCAGCGCTCTTCGCTGGGTCGCCGCGGCCCTCGTGGCCTTCGCCCCGCTCGGCATCACCGTCCGCGAGGCCCGCGCCCTCAACGACGCGCCACAGGTCACGCGCAGCCTCGAGCGCAATGCTCCGCTCGGCGGCATCGCGCTCGCCGTCTTGCGCAAGGCCACGGACCGCGACCACGACGGGGCGTCGGCCTACTTCGGCGGCGGCGACTGCGACGACCGCGATCGCAATCGCTCACCGCTGGCCATCGACATCCCCGGCAACGGCATCGACGAGGACTGCTCGGGCAGCGACACACCGCTGGCCGCGCCCGTGACCACACCGGCCAGCGCAGATTCCACCAACAGCGCCACCAAGACCGCGCTTCCCGAGGGGTTGAACCTCGTCTTCATCACCGTCGACACCCTCCGGCCCGATCTCGGCTTCATGGGCTACGACAAGCCGGTCACGCCGAACTTGGACAAGCTGGCCGAGAAGGGCGTCGTCTTCGATCACGCGTACTCGTTTGCGTCGTACACGGGAAAGAGCCTCGGCCCGCTGCTCATTGGCAAGTACCCGAGCGAGACGCTTCGCAACGGCTCGCACTTCAACACCTACGAAAAGGGCAACGTCCTCATCGCGGAGCGCTTCCAGCAAGCGCACATCCGCACCTTCGGCGCGGCCTCGCACTGGTACTTCACCCCACGCAGCGGCCTGACGCAGGGCATGGACGAGTGGGATACGTCGGCCAAGCCCGCGACGGGGCAGGGCGACACCGACACCTCGGTCACCAGCAAGGAACTGAGCGACGCCGCCCTCAAGCTATTGGCCAAGCCGGAAAACACCTCGGGCCGCTTTTTCATGTGGCTTCACTACTTCGACCCGCATGCGCAGTACGCCGCGCACGAGGGGGCGCCCAATTTCGTACCCGAGGGCACGAAGAGCCCGGGCAAGATCAACAAGGGCGCCTACGACGGCGAGGTGTGGTTCGTCGATCACCACATCGGGCGGGTACTCGACGCCATTGCCGCGCAGCCTTGGGGCAAGCGCACCGCCGTCGTGGTCACCTCGGATCACGGCGAAGCATTCGGCGAGCACCATATGAACTGGCACGGTCACGAGATCTGGGAAGTGCTCGTTCGCGTGCCCCTTCTCGTCTACGTGCCCGGCCTCACACCGCACCACGTACCGGTCAAACGAGGTGCCATCGACGTGGTACCTACGCTGCTCGATATCATGCACGTGGAGGCGCCGTCGGGGGAGCTCTCGGGCCAGAGCATGTGGGCCGATCTCGCCTCGAAACCGGGTGCATCTTTCCCGGAGCGGGACGTGTACGTGGACATGCCCATCGGACCTTATACGGGGATGCGGCGCGCGATCATCCATGGGCCGACGCCCGGGATGAAGTTGATTCACTTCGGCGGCAGCAACTACAGCCTGTTCGATCTGTCGTCCGATCCCGACGAGAAAGAAGATCTCGCCGAGGACAAATCGAAGTTCCGCCCCATGTACGAGGCCCTGCAGGCGCAGCGCGCCCGCATGAAGGAAATCGACGTGAAGCCGGAGCCCTAG
- a CDS encoding tyrosine recombinase XerC, giving the protein MEIDDALDGFIAHLRDERRASPHTVAAYRRDLSTLVTFFRERHGEKKSNIEEVDVYLLRGWLGQLARTVTPNSMSRKLAALRTWMRWMRRRGILEKSPADELASPKVRKPLPTFVSVDAAKQVVEAPDTSDAVGKRDTALLELLYGSGLRVSEASGLTLDQLDLPGATARVLGKGSKERYVPLGRKCVEALAAYLAVRGDLRHRRTQHIDPHAVFVSTRGAKLGVRAIERAVSKYGALGAGRADLFPHALRHTCATHLLEGGADLRAIQEILGHSSLSTTQRYTHVSMDHLMKVYDAAHPLARARKALRGSHETD; this is encoded by the coding sequence ATGGAAATCGACGACGCGCTGGACGGCTTCATCGCGCACCTTCGGGACGAACGGCGTGCGTCGCCGCACACCGTGGCGGCGTACCGGCGTGACTTGAGCACGCTGGTCACGTTTTTCCGTGAGCGGCACGGCGAGAAGAAATCGAACATCGAGGAGGTCGACGTCTACCTCCTGCGCGGGTGGCTCGGACAGCTGGCGCGCACGGTGACGCCGAACTCCATGTCGCGGAAGCTTGCGGCCCTGCGCACGTGGATGCGGTGGATGCGACGGCGCGGCATCCTCGAGAAGAGCCCCGCCGACGAATTGGCCAGCCCGAAAGTGCGTAAGCCGCTGCCGACCTTCGTCTCCGTCGATGCGGCCAAGCAGGTCGTCGAGGCACCCGATACTTCGGACGCCGTGGGCAAGCGCGATACGGCGCTGCTCGAGTTGCTCTATGGGTCCGGGCTGCGCGTGAGCGAAGCCTCGGGCCTCACCCTGGACCAGTTGGATCTGCCGGGCGCGACCGCGCGGGTCCTCGGCAAAGGCTCGAAGGAGCGCTACGTGCCGCTCGGGCGCAAATGCGTGGAGGCGCTGGCCGCGTACCTGGCGGTGCGCGGGGACCTGCGGCATCGTCGCACCCAGCACATCGATCCCCACGCCGTCTTCGTCAGCACGCGCGGCGCGAAGCTCGGCGTGCGCGCCATCGAGCGCGCCGTTTCCAAATACGGGGCCCTGGGGGCGGGGCGGGCCGATCTGTTCCCGCATGCCCTGCGCCACACGTGCGCCACGCACCTTCTCGAGGGCGGTGCCGACCTGCGCGCCATCCAGGAGATCCTCGGGCACTCCTCGCTTTCCACCACGCAGCGGTACACGCACGTCTCGATGGACCACTTGATGAAGGTCTACGACGCCGCGCATCCGCTCGCCCGCGCGCGGAAGGCGCTTCGCGGAAGCCACGAAACGGACTAA
- a CDS encoding prolyl oligopeptidase family serine peptidase yields MHELLKVRKARVIPFVALLAIGGSAAGISPLGISRAQPSTAGAGPTATGAAAGSTAPVAGPTRMAPGADGSLGAWLFLGPFRSATFVPKGTPVPVGVDALAVPPPGIDEKALSPELGRVGGFARWTLGSSADGPIDVLKALGPREGNVIGYAGGTLHVEQTGRYYLLVGADDGIRVNIDGKPVLSRDEPRPERDDDDLVALDLTAGDHPILMKLHQRDGGWALHVRLVDAQLAPPAGAYVTLPGTTVNDTRALASKMSSVSIDRGVRGDGYHPRLTVRFPEGTPLGVPLPVRTRLLPGLFDVQAGAMAPELGELTITLPVLRPDEAKFEDQDLNFETTVGERTVRTPFAPRHVVREAIAHADRTLASLAAPPSSGEPLLPPSWLKRGTVETVTHLRDRLMNYTSRGDSDLEIQREEAAELDAAVTMLDKKVDPYASRTGPQRRAYLAPEDGHLSEYGLYVPPSYKPGTTRKYPLIVIMHGLNGKPLAILRVLFGLDDQQHDSEWKDRHAMSPTYMGFPPLEAFVVAPNGHGNTMYRHLGMVDVMQVIDEVTSLYPIDPTRVTATGPSMGGSGSAALALRHPDMFAAAAPLCGYHSYFVRRDFVGKPIRPWERALASERSNSEWAFNGKDLPLFVVHGTLDWPEINSGVLIQRYEELQYSIIHEHPKLGHNVWATTYEGFKGANWLLSKTKNLHPASIRFRTARLRENTNAWLHIQEFTAPDVWGEVEARVKGRTAFEVMTKGVGALSLDRDEKLVDAQKPITVAIDGSTLTFGPADPLEMHREGAAWKAGERERPSDSVFKHGKITGPLRDVFHEPLLFVYGSEDPTQTRANEEVARAWARVSGGVEVRYPILSDTEFFAKGEVLANSRALFLVGNAKSNRVVRSLESDFPIRIDGDTVLVGDKVFKGNQLGAAFIRPNPKRADRYVVVVEGVDALGTWRSLSLPDLIPDFVVYDEKVAPARGQVLLNNGAVLAAGFFRNDWSIPATMGDPLARSARPAARTEHDATPYLP; encoded by the coding sequence GTGCACGAGCTGCTGAAGGTGCGGAAAGCGCGGGTCATCCCGTTCGTGGCCCTGCTGGCGATTGGTGGTAGCGCCGCAGGCATTTCTCCGCTCGGCATCTCGCGCGCGCAACCGTCGACCGCAGGCGCAGGACCCACAGCTACCGGGGCCGCGGCCGGGTCGACGGCTCCGGTTGCAGGACCGACGCGGATGGCCCCGGGTGCCGATGGCAGCCTCGGGGCCTGGTTGTTTCTGGGGCCGTTCCGCTCGGCGACGTTCGTTCCCAAGGGAACGCCGGTACCGGTGGGTGTGGACGCCCTGGCGGTGCCGCCGCCCGGCATCGACGAGAAGGCGCTGTCGCCGGAGCTCGGACGCGTCGGCGGCTTTGCGCGATGGACCTTGGGATCGAGCGCGGACGGGCCCATCGATGTGCTCAAGGCGCTGGGTCCACGCGAGGGCAACGTCATCGGGTATGCCGGCGGCACGCTGCACGTGGAGCAGACGGGGCGCTACTACTTGCTCGTGGGCGCCGACGACGGCATCCGCGTGAACATCGACGGCAAGCCCGTGCTTTCGCGCGACGAACCGCGCCCCGAGCGCGACGACGACGATCTGGTCGCGCTCGATCTGACGGCCGGCGATCACCCGATCCTGATGAAGCTGCATCAACGCGACGGAGGCTGGGCGCTGCACGTGCGCCTCGTCGATGCGCAGCTCGCGCCGCCGGCGGGCGCCTACGTGACGCTGCCGGGAACGACGGTCAACGATACGCGCGCCCTTGCCTCGAAAATGTCGTCCGTGTCCATCGACCGCGGGGTGCGCGGCGATGGGTACCACCCGCGGCTCACCGTGCGCTTCCCGGAGGGAACCCCGCTGGGCGTTCCCCTCCCCGTTCGCACGCGTCTTTTGCCGGGGCTCTTCGACGTGCAGGCCGGGGCGATGGCGCCGGAGCTCGGCGAGCTGACGATCACGCTGCCGGTGCTTCGTCCCGACGAGGCGAAGTTCGAGGATCAGGATCTCAACTTCGAGACCACGGTCGGCGAGCGCACGGTACGCACGCCGTTCGCACCGCGGCACGTGGTGCGCGAGGCGATTGCCCATGCCGATCGCACCTTGGCATCGCTCGCGGCGCCGCCCAGCTCGGGGGAGCCTCTCTTGCCGCCATCGTGGCTGAAACGCGGCACCGTCGAGACCGTGACGCACCTGCGCGATCGCTTGATGAACTACACCTCGCGCGGGGACAGCGATCTGGAAATCCAGCGCGAGGAGGCCGCGGAGCTCGATGCGGCCGTGACGATGCTCGACAAGAAGGTCGACCCGTACGCGAGCCGCACGGGCCCGCAGCGGCGCGCGTACCTGGCGCCGGAAGATGGGCACCTGTCCGAATACGGCCTTTACGTTCCGCCGAGCTACAAGCCGGGAACGACGCGGAAGTACCCGCTCATCGTGATCATGCACGGGCTCAATGGAAAGCCATTGGCCATTTTGCGCGTGCTCTTCGGATTGGACGATCAACAGCACGATTCGGAGTGGAAAGACCGGCACGCGATGTCGCCGACGTACATGGGATTTCCACCCCTCGAGGCCTTCGTGGTGGCGCCCAATGGGCACGGCAATACGATGTACCGCCACCTGGGCATGGTGGACGTGATGCAGGTCATCGACGAAGTGACGTCCCTGTATCCCATCGATCCCACGCGGGTCACCGCCACCGGTCCTTCGATGGGCGGCAGCGGCTCGGCGGCATTGGCCCTGCGACACCCGGATATGTTCGCCGCGGCGGCCCCGTTGTGCGGGTACCACAGTTACTTCGTGCGCCGCGACTTCGTGGGCAAGCCGATCCGCCCCTGGGAGCGCGCACTCGCATCGGAGCGCTCCAACTCGGAGTGGGCCTTCAATGGGAAGGATTTACCGCTGTTCGTGGTCCACGGCACACTCGATTGGCCGGAGATCAACAGCGGTGTGCTGATTCAACGATACGAGGAGCTCCAATACTCGATTATCCACGAGCACCCCAAATTGGGGCACAACGTGTGGGCCACGACGTACGAAGGTTTCAAAGGCGCGAACTGGCTGCTGAGCAAGACGAAGAACCTGCACCCGGCATCGATTCGATTCCGCACCGCGCGGCTGCGCGAAAATACGAATGCGTGGTTGCACATTCAGGAATTCACCGCGCCCGATGTGTGGGGCGAGGTCGAGGCGCGGGTAAAAGGCCGCACGGCGTTCGAGGTGATGACCAAGGGCGTGGGCGCGCTGTCGCTGGATCGCGATGAAAAGCTGGTCGATGCGCAAAAGCCCATCACGGTGGCCATCGATGGGAGCACGCTGACGTTCGGGCCGGCGGATCCCCTGGAGATGCATCGCGAGGGCGCCGCGTGGAAGGCCGGCGAACGCGAGCGGCCGAGCGACAGCGTGTTCAAACACGGCAAGATCACCGGGCCGTTGCGCGATGTCTTTCACGAGCCGCTGCTCTTCGTGTACGGCTCGGAGGATCCGACGCAGACGCGCGCGAACGAAGAGGTCGCCCGGGCCTGGGCCCGTGTGAGCGGCGGGGTGGAGGTTCGTTACCCCATCCTGAGCGATACGGAGTTTTTCGCGAAGGGCGAAGTGCTGGCCAATTCGAGGGCGCTCTTTTTGGTGGGGAATGCGAAGTCCAATCGGGTGGTTCGCAGCCTGGAATCGGATTTCCCGATTCGCATCGATGGCGACACCGTGCTCGTGGGCGACAAGGTATTCAAAGGCAATCAGCTTGGCGCGGCGTTCATTCGCCCCAATCCCAAACGTGCGGACCGCTACGTGGTGGTCGTGGAAGGCGTGGATGCCTTGGGAACCTGGCGCTCGCTTTCGCTGCCCGACTTGATTCCGGATTTCGTGGTGTACGACGAGAAGGTTGCGCCGGCGCGCGGGCAGGTTCTCTTGAACAACGGTGCCGTCCTGGCGGCTGGGTTCTTCCGCAACGATTGGTCCATTCCGGCCACCATGGGAGATCCTTTGGCTCGCAGCGCGCGCCCGGCGGCACGAACCGAACATGACGCGACGCCGTATCTCCCCTAG
- a CDS encoding aminopeptidase P N-terminal domain-containing protein produces MRESFRRRREDLFDRMAQERGEDAVAVVPAAQPQLRNNDTEHPFRQDSDFYYLTGFDEPDAVLVMATRERKTTLFVRPRDPERETWDGPRAGVEGAKSDYGADEAFALAELDTHLIKLFQNQRRLYYRLGRNRTLDSRIFAAIERGMMRGRSPFYYPSEIVDLASLLHEQRLVKTEDDLASMRKALAITGEAHVKAMATARPGMNEAEIEGVLLETFRRRGAKRVAYQSIVGSGHNAAILHYVANDRTMQEGELLLIDAGCEYEYFASDVTRTFPVSGTFSREQRAIYDVVLEAQLEAISACRVGANVDDVHKQSVAGITRGLVKLGLLTGEPEKLIEEEKHKPFYMHRTSHWLGMDVHDVGQYYVDGKPRPLAPGMVLTVEPGIYLSKDFANVAPEWRSIGVRIEDDILITENGPVVLSEAIPKLPEDVERVCRG; encoded by the coding sequence ATGCGCGAGAGTTTTCGTCGTCGTCGCGAAGATTTGTTCGACCGGATGGCCCAAGAGCGGGGCGAGGACGCGGTGGCGGTGGTTCCGGCCGCGCAGCCGCAATTGCGCAACAACGACACGGAGCATCCGTTTCGCCAAGATTCCGATTTTTACTACCTCACCGGTTTCGATGAGCCGGACGCCGTCCTGGTGATGGCGACGCGCGAGCGCAAGACGACCCTATTCGTGCGCCCGCGCGATCCCGAGCGGGAAACTTGGGATGGCCCGCGCGCCGGGGTCGAAGGCGCCAAATCCGACTACGGCGCCGACGAGGCGTTTGCGTTGGCCGAGCTGGATACCCATCTGATCAAACTCTTCCAGAATCAGCGCCGCCTCTACTACCGCCTTGGGCGCAACCGCACCTTGGATAGCCGGATTTTCGCGGCGATCGAGCGCGGGATGATGCGCGGGCGCAGCCCGTTCTACTACCCCAGCGAGATCGTGGATCTCGCCAGCTTGCTTCACGAGCAGCGCTTGGTGAAGACGGAGGACGACCTCGCGAGCATGCGCAAGGCGCTGGCCATCACCGGCGAGGCGCACGTGAAGGCCATGGCGACGGCGCGGCCGGGGATGAACGAAGCCGAGATCGAGGGGGTGCTGCTGGAGACGTTCCGCCGGCGCGGGGCCAAGCGGGTGGCATACCAGAGCATCGTGGGCTCGGGCCACAACGCGGCCATCCTTCATTACGTGGCCAACGACCGCACCATGCAGGAGGGCGAGCTTTTGCTCATCGATGCAGGCTGCGAGTACGAGTACTTCGCCAGCGACGTGACGCGGACCTTTCCGGTCTCGGGCACATTCTCGCGCGAGCAGCGGGCCATCTACGACGTGGTCCTGGAGGCGCAGCTCGAGGCCATTTCGGCCTGCCGTGTGGGCGCCAACGTCGACGACGTGCACAAGCAAAGCGTCGCCGGCATCACACGCGGCCTGGTGAAGCTCGGCTTGCTCACCGGAGAGCCGGAAAAGCTCATCGAGGAAGAGAAACACAAGCCGTTCTACATGCACCGCACCAGCCATTGGCTCGGCATGGACGTGCACGACGTGGGTCAATACTACGTCGACGGCAAGCCCCGCCCGCTCGCACCGGGCATGGTCCTCACCGTGGAACCGGGCATCTACCTATCGAAGGACTTCGCGAACGTCGCCCCCGAATGGCGCTCCATCGGCGTCCGCATCGAGGACGACATTCTCATCACCGAGAACGGCCCCGTGGTCCTGAGCGAAGCCATCCCCAAGCTGCCCGAGGACGTGGAGCGGGTGTGCAGGGGATAG
- a CDS encoding HAD hydrolase-like protein: MTARQFAAPEAVLFDLDGTLIDSQADIAAACNHALEAHDRARLPDNVIRTFVGDGARVLLARAFGVRPDAPELESPLEAFHAYYRANPVVHTTLLPGARESLDAASGKKRILATNKPRETTLRVLEALGILGEFDALRGGGDGPLKPHPFTLLSALSEVNVEPSRAWMVGDGPQDVGAGKAAACAATIAVLEGFVPPARLYAAGPDVVLKSLHELPALLRDGASLSAV; encoded by the coding sequence GTGACCGCTCGCCAATTTGCTGCCCCCGAGGCCGTCCTTTTCGATCTGGACGGTACGCTGATTGATTCGCAGGCCGACATTGCCGCGGCCTGCAACCACGCCCTCGAGGCGCATGATCGGGCGCGATTGCCCGACAACGTGATTCGGACCTTCGTCGGAGATGGCGCGCGCGTGTTGCTCGCGCGCGCCTTCGGTGTTCGGCCCGATGCGCCCGAGCTGGAATCGCCTCTGGAGGCATTCCACGCGTATTACCGTGCGAACCCCGTGGTTCACACGACGCTCCTTCCGGGCGCGCGCGAGTCGCTCGACGCGGCCAGCGGGAAGAAGCGCATTCTGGCGACGAACAAGCCGCGCGAGACCACGCTTCGGGTCCTGGAGGCGTTGGGCATTCTCGGGGAGTTCGACGCCCTTCGCGGCGGCGGCGATGGTCCGCTGAAGCCGCATCCGTTCACGTTGCTCTCGGCGCTGAGCGAGGTGAACGTCGAGCCGTCGCGGGCCTGGATGGTCGGCGATGGTCCGCAAGACGTGGGCGCCGGCAAGGCCGCCGCCTGCGCGGCCACCATCGCGGTGCTCGAAGGCTTCGTGCCGCCCGCACGCCTTTACGCCGCAGGCCCCGACGTGGTCCTCAAGTCGCTGCACGAGCTGCCCGCGCTTTTGCGCGACGGCGCCTCGCTCTCGGCGGTGTAA